TATTGTGTGTAAACCCAACATTTTCGGACCACATCCTGCATGGTGTATTGGTGTGATCTTTTAagtaagaataaaaatattCAGTCTACTAAAATAACCTTCTGCCCCCTAGGTTGAATATGATTTCCAGTACTACAAAATGGAGATGACGGCAGATGTGCAACTGCTTGTTCTATCTGAGGGGAAATCCAACATTCTGCCAGCCGATGTAGTACTCCCTTTTCAGCCTTCATCAACAAGTCCCCCAGAAATTGTAGAGGAAGCTATAGTACAGTCTTGGAGATGGTACTTAGCCAACCTACGATCACTATCACATTCAATTACTCCTGAAATGCAAAAGGTATCACTTGTTCTACAGTGGCTTATCTTGATAAAATAATTTCCAAGGGTTTTTTTGCGTATAAGTTTATTCATTAGTGCTGCAGAAAGTTGATTTTGGTTATGCATTTACTACAGGTGGTCGAAGAAGATCTAGTGGCAGCTAGGCAAGCAGACCGGAGCTTAGGGAGCCAAGATTTTAGCAGGTCTGCAAGGAATGCATGATGCCATAACCTCCTCATTACAGTTTTACACGAATTGTCTAGTCaatcgttttttttttgaatgtaaTACGAGTATGAGGTAGTGAGCATTTATAGTGTTTGTTTATGGTTGCAGATTGCTGACAATGAGTAGACTTATGTCATTGAGCTTTGGCGAGACAAGTCTGTCCATGGAACACTGGCAAATGGTGAAGGAATTAGAAAGACTTAGAAAAGAGAGACTGAGATGAAGCCATTTGAAACATGTAACAAAAATGTCGATCTATATTGCTGGGACCCACGCCACGGATGAAGTCCAGTGTCCATGCTCATGGAGTCATGGCCACTCCATAACAAGTCCTAGTAACATAGTCTATGGTTATTCAAGTGGCATCATGTAGAGCTGGTTTCACTGTGATCTGCTGAAATGTGGACATAAACATATATAGTTGTCATGTTACTAATGTATTCATTCAAATCAATCTACCATCTTTGTTATCATTTTCTACGCACATAGCTTTCAACGCAATAAATGTGAATGCTTTCTAGAGTTGGATGCTTATGGATTTAGTTTTCGTCTACGGTTGGCTGCGTATTGATGTAGGTTTCATCCAGGGTTGGCTGCGTATTGACACTTACTGCCTTGTGTAAAATTCAAAGATAGAGATCCATCTGATAATTACATGCGACTATCTTATCATGTACATTACCCTTTAAAGATTATGAATGTTGTTGTGATTTGACAATAGGATGAGCCATCTTTCATTTTTAGccatcagccaaacacttggaGTTATTTGCTTTTACATCGACAAATGAATTTTGTATTACTCCATGACTGTTTGCTCTACTGTAAAAGTCGTAAAGAGAGACAAAGTTGCACAAATGTGAGAACAATACGCTGTTTATTTCTTGACATATCTCCATCCATATCTGTAGATAACTTATTTCAATCTTTCGAGGCTTCTGTTGCATATAATTGACAAAAGATAATTTTTGTTAGGTCTCTAGTCAAAATCTTCCACTCTTCTTAATTTGTCTcttcaattaatttgtacgaACTACTTTGTATTATGTAATCAAATAATATGATACTCCCTCCATAATTTTTAGGTGTTATATTGATCCACACAAAGATTAAAGTAGGTGAGTTAATTTTCATATAATAATAATGCAAGTGGACAAAGTAGACCCATGGACCATTGTTTATAATATCAGTTGGACCCCAACTGTTACGGTAAGGAAACTTACGTTATGCAAAGTCGTATTGAGATGCGATGTATAATGTACGGAGTAATTTACATTGTTTAGGAATGTATCCTAATAGTTGTAGTTTACTTCTCTTTACCATCAATGACAATAGACAACAAGTTTTTTCTTTCAATAACATTCTACATGGACCTATAGAGaagtgaaaaataataaacaatggAGAGTGGGAACCTCGTATATAATATTTTAATGTAATTGATATCTTGAGGGTTCTTATTACAATAACCTTATTATATCGGAGTATGAGTAACCTCATTATACATCTTGTTGATAATATACATACTTTATTTTATTGTTGTTGTGAATGAGCCACAAAGACGGGTCGATGCTATACACATATATGCATTGACCATACATGATGAGGTTACTATACTCCCCTCCCCGACTCGACCACCCTGTTTTATTAACTTCGACAATACAACAACAATgataaagacaacaacacatCATATTTTAGAACATATTACATGTATCAGGGTGCACTGTACACCTTCTTAAATTTTCTCCTTACATGTGAGAAGAAAATATGACGGGAGATCAGCTATAAGCATAAAAATACCATTGGATGGATGCACCCTAATAATTTTCACATATTTTGGGTATAGTGGACGAGCCAATGACTTAGAATTGGGATAAGACACCCATCATGCTAGGGCGAGTTCTACACTTAGCCCGAAGAGGTTCAATTTTGGTTAAAGAAACACCACCACTTTCTTCCATACCAACGAATTCCTCTCCAATTCTCTCCCATTCAAAGCATTGGATCAATATTGCCACCCCCAACCAAATGACCTTGCCAGCCAAGTGCTCACCTGGGCAAATCCTTTTCCCAGCACCAAACGGCATGAATTTGTAACCTACTTGTTTACTCTTCATCTCAACCCCTACGAATCTCTCTGGCTTGAATTTCCGTGGCTCGTCCCATATTTTAGGATCGTTGTGTACGGCCCATATGTTGTAGATTAGCATTGACCCTTTTGGGACATTGTATTTCCCTACTTGGGAATTATCCCTTGACTCGTGAGGTAATCCTGTTGGACCTGTTGGGTACATTCGTAGTGTTTCGTTTATGATGCATTGCAGGTAAGGGAGGTTGTTCTTGTCCGAATCTTCTACTAAACGACTGTTTCCGACGTTTCTATCCATCTCTTCTTGTGCTTTCTTCAACACGTCGGGATTGTTTACAAGGAGCGACATCACCCATTCTATTGTTGCTGCTGAAGTGTCTGTTCCACCTTGAAATAGTGCCTGTTACATACATAGAGTGTGTAAATTTAATATCCACCATGTCAATGGCAACTTGAACCCTTTAATTAGAGGGGAAACATAACAATTAAGCAATATAATAAGATTATCCTATTTGTTTTTTCACGGTTTCCAAGATATGACTAAAACGTGAATATCTCTAATTCTACCCGCGTAAAACttgtaaaaagttgatatttcaaAAATATACATTGAAATATATCTAACAAtatctcacatgactatattatttcttaCAAGTATATAcgaatttatggtcaaagttttcaaaGTTTGACCCAAAATATTACAATTGGGTAATCTTTTAAGAATTGAGGGAGTACTTCATATGATATTTAGTTATTTACACAAATTATACTCAAACTACACTACAAAGTTTTCCGCCTGGAGGTTGACCCCCTCAGGCCATAATTAACAAAGAAACCACTGAATAATGTAACAACTTAATTCAGATTTCAGACAAAGTATGTTATATTAACTGAAGAATGAAATTCAATTTTTGATTCCTCTCTTTACCGcaacaaaataagaaaataaaaaaaaattaacaagagAGTTGGAGTAGCATGTTACTTACCAAAATGAGGCTTCCAATCATGTCATCAGAATAATATTGAGGATCCTCCTTTTGCAAGGACAGTAATACATGAATCATTGCCCTTTTCCTCCCATCAGACAAACGTCCTTGACTTTCCAACTCTCTATGTTCTTTCATTAATCCTTGCATGAACTCATTCTTTTCTTTTGTCAACTTCTCCATAAACTCCTCAGGTGATCCTAAAAACACCCTAAACCACTTCAAAATTGGCAAGAAATCTTCCAAGTTATTCACCCCACTCACTCTAAAACTACTCTCCACAATCTGTTGGAACCTTCTAGAAGCTTCCGTCGTCCCCTCCCTCGCCTCCTCATCATAATTACTCTTCCCCATTAACATCCTCATCATGTTATCTAAGGTGAGCCTAAAACAAGCGGACTTCATCTCCACTATTCCGCCATTTTCGGCGCTTTCTTTTATCACCCTACGGATAAAGGACCGGGCCACTTCGGCCCGGATCCCTGACAGGATTTGCAGTCGTTGAGGAGATAATATCTCAACGGCTGCAATCCTCCGTAGGTTTTTCCAATGGTCCCCATAAGGGGACCATGCGATGTTAGTATAGTTATTACCACCATGTTTCCCAGGGAGGAGACGAGGGCGGTCAACAAAGACATCACTCTTAACAAGACACTCCTCAACCGCCTCCGGAGAGGAGAGTAAGAGGACGTTCCGAGCTCCCATCTTGAGGTACAGGACCGGGCCATAATGGGCCGCCAATCGGGCTAGGGAGCGATGGATGGGCTTCTTAAAGAGGTATAGGTGGCCTATAATAGGGAAAGAAAGAAATGGAGATGGTGGTAACTTGTCCTTAAGCTTGAAATTGCGTAGGATGGTATGTTTAAGGGTCAAGTATGCAGCTAGGAAAAATGCTACATACTTGAAAACTATGATAATGGTATCCATATTCCAATCTTTTGATAATAATGTCATCATATATTTTATACGTACTATGATGAATTAGTTAATTCGTAGGAAATTTAGGCACAAAAATAAATGTGGGTTTATAATTTTGATGTGTTAAATTTATAGTAGTTTTAGTTTTGAAAATTCTAATCCTGGTTTTTCTAATTTGGGGGGTTAAATAGAGTGGGTAAGAAAATCCAAACCACATGCATAAGCTAGGTTCAATTTTTGTATCGTAATAAAAGTGGAGTAATAATTAAGATTTCATTTGAAAATATATTCTAATTAGGGAGAAAGTACTTTTGACCAAAGTTCATGACTTAATTATGTAATACTCCTTTGCCACAAAACAATTGTCACTTAAAACAGCATCTTTTACCAAAATGGctatttttacaattttatttaccaaattggctactttacaattttatttaacAATATGGCTATTTTTAATTACCACTAGGCACTAGCTACTATTTTGACTTTTCAAGTAAAAACCAATCAACCGCTTTCAGTATTTTTGAGTGAACCGATttgagttatttatttatttattagtgaaccggtttgattttatttatttatttatttttaatgaaCCGATttggtttgagtttttttttagtGATCTTTTTTTAATGAGAAACTTTTGTGTGAGACCGCCtcacaggaaagaccgccttgttggCAGTCTTGCTGGCAGCCATGTTGGCGCGTGTGCTGACGTcatgctgacgtcagcatgtaatttttttttttggaaattttttttttgaaattttttttttttgaaatttttttttcgattttttttttcaggcttaactaattggactttatgcttaactaattggacttcaagCTTAACTAAATGGATTTcaggtttaactaattgaatttcaggcttaaattttattttttcgattcgaattttttttgaaattaaaattttcaatttttttttggtactatATAACTatactagtgtaaaacataactaaaattaataaaaatcataactagttgaataacaaaatagttaaggtataaagacaaatagttaaacttatgagtcaaatagttattaattttaaacaaacttattattaactaaaactcataaaatcttaactaattagttgcaatgcttaactaattgatttcattggttaactaattggtttcagtgcttaactaattggttcagtacttaactaattggtttcgttgcataactaattagtttcgttgcttaactaattgaattttaaacttaactaattagttccagtgataacttaattaaatccagtgcataactaattgattctagtgcttcactaattgatttcagtgcttcactaattggttgcatgctttaactaatatgttacattacttaactaattgcttaactaattggttctgaagcttaacttattagtttcatttttaactaattgattcaattgcttaacttattagtttcatttttaactaattgattcaattgcttaactaattattttcaatgcttaaaattttgtatcttaactaaaaatctgaaattcgttatctgaaactcaaaaatacataactaaaactcaaacaatgttaactaaaaccaagaaaatcgtaacttaaaccgataaaatcataactaaaactcgaaaaatcataactaaagccTTGAatgaaaattcaaaaatacgtaactaaaactcaaaaaaccttaactaaaaccaaaaaaatcgtgactaaaacttaaaaattaataactaaaacatagaaaataaGTCCATCAACAATTATTTCAgaattataactaaaactaaaacataattattcttaactaaatacaaaaaaagtgtaactaaaacattacaattcttaactaaaactaaaacaccAGTGCTTCCAGCTACGAATCCCCAGTCTGCAGCGATTCTATCACAATAATCGGCATCACACGGCAGCAGCAACACTGCACAACCATCAGCCAGACCGCCACCACTGCAAAGCCTCCTCTTCCTGccggaaacaagaacaaatcaattACATCCACATAAACTGAAAAAACTGAAAAAAGTAAACCTAATCAATCCAATCTAATCGACACCAAAAACCTAAAGGATTAAACAAAAACCTAATCAATTTAATCGAAGCGAAACAAAAACGTAATCGAATCAAAAACAAAATCTCAAGAGTTGACCTAAttacatcaaaaatcaaaatccaaaaacttCAGCATAACCATAGCTTGAACCATCAAAATCgacaacaataaaaaaaatgaattacaTACCTTGAAGATTTAGTTCGAGCGAGAGAGAAGCCGGAAATTTATAGGTTGCGCAAAGGAGATTAGATTTCCGACAACCTTCGATTGCGACGATGGCAAGGCGGCGACGCCGGATTCTCATTCCTCTCTTTCCTTCGCCGCTCTGGTTTTCGCTTCCCCATCCCGCCGGCCACCAGGATCCCGCTGCTAAACACCACAATCGACTTCGCTGTTCtcctcctccaccaccaccactgccGCCGCTTCTTCTATTCAAATCAtcaaaaattagggtttcaaaaatcaaaatcgaaaaaattgaagaatttcaGAGGAGATAGAAAAGAGAAATTCAGATGAAGGAGAGAGATGAGGAATTACCTCAACAAGCCACCTCCGTTGCTCCTCCGTGGCGTCGAAAAGGAAGAGAATCACCGTTGCTCCTCCTTCATCTCGTGCTACTCGGTGGAACGGGAAGGAGCTCCGCCACCGCCTTCGCCACCTCCGTCGTCAATTTTGATGAGAAGTTGACGGCATTGAAGGAGAGAGAGACAGAGagctttggaggagagagaaaggaattagggttttcaaatgaaaatgggaagaaaatgtgtatttatattttgattaaaataaaaGGTTGATGAGTCATGCCACATCAGATGTTACGTGGCATATTGGCTGCCATCAAGGCGGTCTTTttcgtaagaccgccttatacaaaagtttgtattttttaatAGTGAACTGGTttggtttgagttttttttaaaaaaatagtgAACCAACGTGGTTTTTTTTAGGGACTTATTTTTATGTATATCTTTtgggttctttttatttttctaatgcCTAAGTAAACGTTATTGGAGTATGGCATTTTCCAATTTCCCCAATTGTCTATCGGCATTCATAAACGCTAATGGTTTATGATTGAAGATTCCAAGAGG
This sequence is a window from Spinacia oleracea cultivar Varoflay chromosome 1, BTI_SOV_V1, whole genome shotgun sequence. Protein-coding genes within it:
- the LOC110786785 gene encoding cytochrome P450 81Q32-like, with the protein product MMTLLSKDWNMDTIIIVFKYVAFFLAAYLTLKHTILRNFKLKDKLPPSPFLSFPIIGHLYLFKKPIHRSLARLAAHYGPVLYLKMGARNVLLLSSPEAVEECLVKSDVFVDRPRLLPGKHGGNNYTNIAWSPYGDHWKNLRRIAAVEILSPQRLQILSGIRAEVARSFIRRVIKESAENGGIVEMKSACFRLTLDNMMRMLMGKSNYDEEAREGTTEASRRFQQIVESSFRVSGVNNLEDFLPILKWFRVFLGSPEEFMEKLTKEKNEFMQGLMKEHRELESQGRLSDGRKRAMIHVLLSLQKEDPQYYSDDMIGSLILALFQGGTDTSAATIEWVMSLLVNNPDVLKKAQEEMDRNVGNSRLVEDSDKNNLPYLQCIINETLRMYPTGPTGLPHESRDNSQVGKYNVPKGSMLIYNIWAVHNDPKIWDEPRKFKPERFVGVEMKSKQVGYKFMPFGAGKRICPGEHLAGKVIWLGVAILIQCFEWERIGEEFVGMEESGGVSLTKIEPLRAKCRTRPSMMGVLSQF